Proteins encoded in a region of the Oncorhynchus gorbuscha isolate QuinsamMale2020 ecotype Even-year linkage group LG16, OgorEven_v1.0, whole genome shotgun sequence genome:
- the LOC124000482 gene encoding heparan sulfate glucosamine 3-O-sulfotransferase 6-like: MGCSVGCRTRLNFGKALSKVSVCFTMVVIFTYFFYCFTGLCDSAPRQMFDHHTVNRDYDISDSTYDNLRPSARLYPHQPGAPTPWNRTDTSTGAALHRADEQVAKLQWVEGGLLPQEIPESTKENLAAHGIPVSNTFESKKFPQAIIIGVKKGGTRALLEFLRIHPDVRAVGAEPHFFDRFYEKGLEWYRNLMPRTLEGQITMEKTPSYFVTKEAPRRLCTMNCHTKLIVVVRDPVTRAISDYTQTLSKQPGLPSFQSLALKNTSTGLVDTSWSAVRIGLYAKHLENWLQHFPLSHFLFVSGERLVSDPAGEMGRVQDFLGLKRVVSDKHFYFNQTKGFPCLKKPEGSSRPRCLGKSKGRPHPQISPEVLQRLRDFYRPFNRRFYRMTGQDFGWD, translated from the exons ATGGGATGTAGTGTGGGCTGTAGAACAAGGCTCAACTTTGGAAAGGCGCTGTCCAAAGTATCCGTGTGTTTTACCATGGTCGTGATTTTCACCTATTTCTTCTACTGTTTTACCGGATTATGTGACTCCGCGCCGAGACAGATGTTCGACCATCACACTGTAAACAGAGACTATGATATATCGGACAGTACGTACGACAACTTGCGACCGTCAGCTCGACTCTATCCTCACCAGCCGGGCGCACCGACTCCctggaacaggacagacacttcaacCGGCGCCGCGCTCCACCGTGCAGACGAACAGGTCGCCAAGCTACAGTGGGTTGAAGGCGGACTGCTCCCACAAGAAATACCGGAGAGCACCAAGGAAAATCTGGCTGCTCACGGCATCCCGGTGTCCAACACATTTGAGAGTAAGAAGTTCCCACAAGCCATCATAATCGGTGTGAAGAAAGGCGGAACGCGCGCTCTGCTGGAGTTCCTACGGATTCATCCGGACGTGAGAGCTGTCGGAGCAGAACCTCACTTTTTCGACAGGTTCTACGAGAAAGGACTTGAGTGGTACAG GAACCTGATGCCTCGGACCCTAGAAGGTCAGATCACCATGGAGAAGACGCCCAGCTACTTTGTGACCAAGGAGGCTCCTCGTCGCCTCTGCACCATGAACTGCCACACCAAGCTCATTGTAGTCGTCCGCGACCCCGTGACCCGGGCAATCTCCGACTATACCCAGACGCTGTCCAAACAACCCGGCCTCCCGTCTTTCCAGAGCCTGGCCCTCAAGAATACCTCTACGGGATTGGTCGACACCTCGTGGAGCGCCGTGCGCATCGGCCTGTACGCCAAGCACCTGGAGAACTGGCTCCAACACTTCCCCTTATCTCACTTCCTGTTCGTCAGCGGCGAGCGGCTGGTGTCCGACCCGGCGGGGGAGATGGGCCGGGTGCAGGACTTCCTGGGTCTGAAGAGGGTGGTGAGTGACAAGCACTTTTACTTCAACCAGACTAAGGGATTCCCCTGTCTGAAGAAGCCAGAGGGAAGCAGCAGGCCCCGGTGTCTGGGGAAGTCCAAAGGAAGGCCTCATCCACAGATCTCACCAGAGGTACTGCAGAGGCTCAGGGACTTCTACAGGCCATTCAACCGCAGGTTCTACCGGATGACTGGACAAGACTTTGGATGGGACTGA